The Synechocystis sp. PCC 6714 genome includes the window TCCTTTGGCCTGTCTGATTTTTGTGGCTGATGCGTTGGAGCCAACTAGGGGTAACAGTTTAGAATTAGAGAAACTACGCCAGGTGGCCCAACACAACCTTTATCAAGCCGTACGCCTCACCTGTGAGCAAACCTTGACCTATTTGATTAAGCAGCACAAAATCATCCATCCCCAGGTGATTTTGACCCGTAATTGGGCCTTAAAAATGGCAAAGTGAGCACAATATTAGCGGTGGTTCTGGCTACACTAGAAGATATCGTTCTTAAACCCTGATTAATTCATTTTTGGAGTTGACAAAATCTTACATGACTGAAATTTCCCGCTTCGATGCCTATCCCCCCACCTTGACCGTCAATCCCACTGTCCCCGCCGATGCCCCCGCCACTGAGCATTTGGTGTGGACCATTGCCCAGGCCGCTGAAGAACGCAAAGCAGGGGATTTAGTCATTCTCAAGGTTACGGATGTCTCATATCTGGCGGATTATTTTGTCATCTCCACCGGTTTTTCCCGCACCCAAGTCCGGGCGATCGCCGACAACATTGAAAAACAAGTGGAATTGGTGCATGGCCAGTTACCTACCCACACGGAAGGGAATAATGAAAGCATCTGGGTGTTGCAGGATTTTGGCGATGTGTTAGTCCATACCTTCATGCCGGAGGAGCGGGAATTTTATAAGTTGGAAGCCTTTTGGGGTCATGCCCAGGAACAAACTCTGGCTGACATTGCCACTGTGCTCGGTATTGCCTACAATCCAACCACCTCTGCTTAAGGTTTGTAGGGTTTGTAGTGGTCTAGGCTAACAATCCCTGTTCGTTGAAGATACGCACGAGTGTTCCTTCTGTGGGCAAATTACTGGGCTGAATAGTTAACCGATTACTATTGATGCGCTGGATATTCATCCCTTGCACCAAGTCCAAAAAGGGTTGCAGGGTTTGCAGCTCGCAGGTTGCACGGTCAGCGGCGGGGGTAGCGTACTGAGTTGGCACCATAATGCGGGGATTGAGGACTCCCATGGCAGCCTTCGCTTCGGCAGCATCGTAATTTTTGGGGCCACCTCCCACGGGGATTAAGGCTAGGTCAGGACTGCCCAACAAAATTTTCTGTTCTTCAGTGATGGGAGAAGCCGCTCCCCCCATGTGAACGACTCGAATTCCCCCCTGACTCCAACGCCACACCACGTTTTGACCAAATCTTCTTCCCCCTAGGCGATCGTGGGGCGCACTGATGCCCTGAAACTGAATGCCACCAATGTTATAACTGCCGGGCTCAAATAAAATTCTTGGGTTGCCCGGTAGGTTCTCCGCTGCGCCTTCGTCCCATAATTGGGAGCTAATCAGTACCAAATCCGCCTGCACCCTAGGCAAACGAAATTTCTGAGTGCAACCAATGGCCCGGAAAGGATTGGCCAAAATGCGGAAACCATTGGCGGAAAAGAGAAAAGCGCTATGTCCTAACCATTCCACCTGCAAACCAGGGCTTGCTTGAGCTATGGCTGGCTTCCGGCGATCGCCAATTTGCACTCCAGCAACCGCCAGCAACCCGAATCCGGCAGTACGAATGATTTGTCGTCGTTTCATCAGAAAAATGGGTCCGAAACCCCGTCCCCTAGGATGGCTTTACATTGGAATTATAGTGGTTGGCCTGCCCGCCCCCCAAGTTAAATTGGCCACAAAAAAAAGGGCAACAGGAAATGACTCCTGCTCCCCCCGCAATGGGCTATGGGAATAG containing:
- the rsfS gene encoding ribosome silencing factor, with protein sequence MTEISRFDAYPPTLTVNPTVPADAPATEHLVWTIAQAAEERKAGDLVILKVTDVSYLADYFVISTGFSRTQVRAIADNIEKQVELVHGQLPTHTEGNNESIWVLQDFGDVLVHTFMPEEREFYKLEAFWGHAQEQTLADIATVLGIAYNPTTSA
- a CDS encoding MBL fold metallo-hydrolase yields the protein MKRRQIIRTAGFGLLAVAGVQIGDRRKPAIAQASPGLQVEWLGHSAFLFSANGFRILANPFRAIGCTQKFRLPRVQADLVLISSQLWDEGAAENLPGNPRILFEPGSYNIGGIQFQGISAPHDRLGGRRFGQNVVWRWSQGGIRVVHMGGAASPITEEQKILLGSPDLALIPVGGGPKNYDAAEAKAAMGVLNPRIMVPTQYATPAADRATCELQTLQPFLDLVQGMNIQRINSNRLTIQPSNLPTEGTLVRIFNEQGLLA